The DNA window GGAGACTTACAGACATTAGATATTCATGAAAGTAGTATTACATATTGTGGTATAAAAAAATGAAAAAAATGGTTGAAAAGAGTGGGGGGCAGTTTTATAATTAATACTAATACTTATTCTATTAGTAAGTTGTTGTGATTTTGCGAGTCACCGACAGGAGTCGGTTTTTTTTAGCAGCAGTATTTACAGAATCTTTTGATAACACTGAATTTTGTAGTGCATTCAGCTTATGCGGGAAATTATTTGCGGAGGTGACGTTGGGGCTTTTGTTTGGAAGAGTTTAGAGATAAGAAAAAAAAGAAAAGGCACATTAAGATTGTTAAGGAGGCTCTATTAATGACAACCAAAGCGAGAAAAATTATTTCCCTGTTGGTGTGTCTCGTTTTTATGATGACTCTTTTCACCGGTCCGGTATATGCCGGCAAGGGCGCCAAAGAGGGGACAAGCCCAACATCAGGGACGATAACCGGTCAGGTGACAGATTCCGCTTCCGGAACCGCTGTTGCCGGGGCTGTTGTCAGCGCTTCCGGCAGTTCAGGCATATTTACTGCTGCCGCTGACGAAACAGGAACATATTCCATATCTGAAGCGCCGGCAGGGAAGTATACGGTAACCTGCCAGGCAGACGGATACAACAGGTTTTCTGCAACAGTAAACATTAAGAATTCGAATACAAGCACACTTGATATTTCGCTTACTGAGGCTGCTCCTGTCACCGGGATATTAGCCGGAACTGTGACCGACTCAAGCACCGGGCAGCCCCTTTCCGGGGCCGCGGTGCAGACTGACAGCGGGCAGTCGGCTATCACCGGGACTGCCGGGGATTATACCCTGGAGGTTTCTCAGGGGACATATACTATGACTGCTGAAGCCGCCGGTTATAATGCTGCTTCCAAATCAGTGACCGTAAATCCTGGAGTAACCGAAACAGTTGACTTTGCTCTTGACCCGGCGTCAGCTGCTCTGAATATCGTATCACTGGCAGCTGATCCCAGAGATTTCGTTGAGGGAACAGTTGCTGTTGTAACTTTGAATGCAGTTTTTGAAGGTTCTGTGGAAGGCTGTGTATACAACTGGACCCAGGTCGGAGGACCCAGGGTGGATATTACTTCTGCCGATCTTAATATGGCTGTGGTGGATGTAAGTTCACTGGCCGTTGCGGTTGATACTGAACTTGCCTTCAAGCTGACTGTCACCGGCAGTGATGGCAACAGGGATTCACAGAAGATATCTGTATTTGTGGAACCTGCTGATATGGACCCATTTCTGGGGGAAAATGTCCAGGTTGGCGGCTCTACTACCGCTGTTGCCAAGTTCAGCCACGATGGGACAGAGTGGGTAGTCTTTAATATCGGAAGTAAACTCTGTACTACTCCAGTAGGAACTGAGGCAGGTGCGGTAAATTATATTTATGTTCCGGGATTTGTGAATGATATTGACATAGTTGATTACAATGGTGTCAGGTATGCCCTTGTCTCTATGGGCAGCGAGGGTATAGCCGTTGTAGACCTGACAAATCCGCAGAATATGGTTCAGGAGTTTAGCGTAGGCATCAATTATTATATGAGTGGACTGACCTTTACCGAAGGCGGTGGGGCTATACTATATGATAATGAGATTTCCAGTATAAATGCTCCGGTTGCCGCACTGGCAACAGATGGGACAGACCTTTTCATTGCAGACCCTGAATACGGAATCCACCGCACAGCACTAGTCAACTTGTTGGGAGCAAACGGACCGGTACTAGATGCCAGCGGAGACGGCACCCTTTTAATTGAAGCCGAACAGTTTACCCTGCAGTATGCCGGGGAAAACCCCTGGGGAGGTCCGTTGGACCTGAAGCTGTATGGAGGCAAAATCTTTGCCTGTATGGGTTCTCTGGGAATGGGAATTTTTGACCCGATAACCCTGGAACAGGTGGGCCGGTATAACCTTTATACCGATGCCGCTGTTTCTGAAGACTGGTTTGTTAATATGGACGTAAAACAGGCAGTACATACAGATAACGCCACAGGTGAAGTATATATCGACGAATTTACCGGAATGCCTGACTTCCGGCAGACCAGTTTTGAAATCCTTGAAGTAATGAAGAACGATGCGGATGCATCCACACCATGGGCTGATTTTGATCGCTACGGCAAGTTTTATTACAAGTGCCAGGGCATTGATATCGCCGAATTTAACGGCAGGACCATTGCCTACCTGGCTTACTCCCTGGGCGGACTGGTAGCTGTAGACATTACCGGATATCAGAACACCGCTCCTAATGCAGGGGCAAATGCTGACACTTTGTTTAATGCAAGGTATCTCGGATATATTCCGGCAGTTCCTGCCAACGGTCCCAAGGAACCCACCGGGGAACAGTCAGAGAGCCTGCTGCCGTATTTTGGTGCCGGGATGTTGAAGGAGTCAGGTGTGGTAGATGTTCAGGTTAGGGAAGATTATGTATATCTGACCGACCACTTTGCCGGACTGATGATAATCAAAGATGCCGGAAGTCCTGACCTCCATTGGAGGGGGGGCAGTGCTCCATACAATAATGATACCAACGGTATCATGGGAGACCACTGGCCTGACAGCGAGTTTGTAACTTCATTTGATATGTCTCCATATGACGCTCTGGATAATGAATCCATGCCCAAATGGATGTATGAAGCTCCCTGTGAGTTGGTTACTGCTGAGATTAACGGACATGGAAACAGGCTGCTGCTGATGGACAATATGTCTATTAGTACAGCCGGTGAAATTGACCTCCTTGAGTGTGCCGGCGCCGGTGGGTTTAACTTCATAGATATTGTGGACCTGGATGCACCCACCATGGAAGAAAGGTATGCGGTATCGGTATACTTCCCGCCAACAGATGAAATCGGGGCTTTTCCCGACGGGACGCCTGGTCAGACGATTTCTATCGGGCACAGCCAGGGAATTGCGGCTTCCGGAGAATATCTCTACGTAGCTGACGGGCCGCACGGCATATCGGCATGGAAGCTGGTTGACGATGAAGGCTATGCTACAGATGATGTCCACCTTGTTGCCAATACTCTTCAGGATGAATACCCTGAAATAGTAAACGGAATCAAGATTTACCCAGCTTCACACGCTACCAATGTGGTCTTTGACCCGGTTAATAACCTGGCCTGGTCAGGGAGCGCCAGCCTCGGCTTGAGGCGTGTTGACGTTTCCGGAGTGGAAAACGGTACAGGTCAGGTTGGAAATCCATTGCTTCTTCCTCTCGACCTGACCGACTGTTTTGAGCATAATGCCGAATGGGGT is part of the Phosphitispora fastidiosa genome and encodes:
- a CDS encoding carboxypeptidase regulatory-like domain-containing protein → MTTKARKIISLLVCLVFMMTLFTGPVYAGKGAKEGTSPTSGTITGQVTDSASGTAVAGAVVSASGSSGIFTAAADETGTYSISEAPAGKYTVTCQADGYNRFSATVNIKNSNTSTLDISLTEAAPVTGILAGTVTDSSTGQPLSGAAVQTDSGQSAITGTAGDYTLEVSQGTYTMTAEAAGYNAASKSVTVNPGVTETVDFALDPASAALNIVSLAADPRDFVEGTVAVVTLNAVFEGSVEGCVYNWTQVGGPRVDITSADLNMAVVDVSSLAVAVDTELAFKLTVTGSDGNRDSQKISVFVEPADMDPFLGENVQVGGSTTAVAKFSHDGTEWVVFNIGSKLCTTPVGTEAGAVNYIYVPGFVNDIDIVDYNGVRYALVSMGSEGIAVVDLTNPQNMVQEFSVGINYYMSGLTFTEGGGAILYDNEISSINAPVAALATDGTDLFIADPEYGIHRTALVNLLGANGPVLDASGDGTLLIEAEQFTLQYAGENPWGGPLDLKLYGGKIFACMGSLGMGIFDPITLEQVGRYNLYTDAAVSEDWFVNMDVKQAVHTDNATGEVYIDEFTGMPDFRQTSFEILEVMKNDADASTPWADFDRYGKFYYKCQGIDIAEFNGRTIAYLAYSLGGLVAVDITGYQNTAPNAGANADTLFNARYLGYIPAVPANGPKEPTGEQSESLLPYFGAGMLKESGVVDVQVREDYVYLTDHFAGLMIIKDAGSPDLHWRGGSAPYNNDTNGIMGDHWPDSEFVTSFDMSPYDALDNESMPKWMYEAPCELVTAEINGHGNRLLLMDNMSISTAGEIDLLECAGAGGFNFIDIVDLDAPTMEERYAVSVYFPPTDEIGAFPDGTPGQTISIGHSQGIAASGEYLYVADGPHGISAWKLVDDEGYATDDVHLVANTLQDEYPEIVNGIKIYPASHATNVVFDPVNNLAWSGSASLGLRRVDVSGVENGTGQVGNPLLLPLDLTDCFEHNAEWGTIKGLQYQDHAYDVAIKGNYAFVADGSNGLTVYDFTKDSTDPESGFVAANIGAGSLKPPLGTASGIALWDDPESDRSYAVLACGPRGVGVVDITDVNNMEIVKVFEPIKYEDEKVGAADGQATDVKVVGDRAYFSYDSFGVVCYNMADLTEALPDGVSPTEVWKKSLTGQLQYDYRPVEVSRFKLQYVSGYEDWAGGAFKMDYTLVNGKLVFYVAFAEAGVLKIDWTDPANPVLREVAGTVGECTAVAISNGRLYAADGSGGLIFFK